Within the Microbacterium sp. 1S1 genome, the region CCGCGAGGCCGGACCGGCGGTGCCGTCGGCCGCCGAGCCGTGCAGGACGAAGTCGACGTCGAGCTCGGCGTGAGTTTCGGACGTGGCCGGGCGGTAGGCGCGCACGGTGTAGTTGCGCATCACGGGGCGCTCGCCGTCGGGGATGCGGAGGAACTTCAGGTATCCGAACATCCGGTTCGCCTTGGCGGGCACCCGCTCCAGCCCCGCCTCACCCCCGATCGGCAGGAACAGCCGGAACCACTGGTCGAAGCCCATCGGGCGGAAGCGGTCGATCTCACCGCCGCCCAGGGTCACCCGCATCCAGTGCGGGGCGAGCCGTTCGGTGCGGAGCACGGTGAGGTGCAGGAGCTCGGGCGTCTCCGGCTTGACCATCTTGCTGAATGCCATGGGTCACCTTTCAGGGGAGCTGCCAGGGGAAGAAGAGGAGGAAGAGCGCGGCCGACACCGCGAGCATGGCCACGGTGAACACGGTGTCCCGCGTCCGGAACGGCACGAGATGCCGCTCGGTCCGCGTCGGATGCGCGCCGAACGCGCGGGAGTCCATCGCGAGGGCCACGCGCTCCGCATGCCGGATGGCACCGGCGAGCAGCGGCACGATGTACCCCCAGCCGCGAGCGATGCGGGCGAGAGGCCCGCGGCCGCCGTGGTAACCGCGCACGCGGTGCGCAGCCCGGATCACGCTCAGCTCGTAGCCGAAGCGCGGCACGAAGCGGAAGGCCGCCAGGGCCGTGTAGCCGATGCGGTACGGCACGCGCAGCTGCTGCACGCTCGCCCGGACCAGGTCGGACCCACTGGTCGTGAGACCTCCGACGAGGGCGAGCGCGACGATCGAGCCCAGCCGCAGCGCCGTGGCGAACCCGATGAGGAGCGCGCCGCTGTACAGGGTCCAGTCGCCGATCGTGAGGAGGGGTGCGGTGTCGTCGACCAGGGCAGCGTCGACCCAGAGGGCGAAACCGACGCCGATCGCCACCATCGCCCCGGGCAGGCCGAGCAGCAGCAGCGCGAGGAGCCGCCCCGTCACCCGCGCGCCCACGAGGAGGAGCACGTACGCGAGCACGAGGAACGCGGCCGGCGCCGCCAGGTCCCGCACGAAGACGAGGAGCAGCATCGCGGGGGCGAAGCCGGCGACCTTCGCGAGAGGGTTGAGCCCGTACAGGAACTGGCGCCGTGAGGTGGCCGTCAGCGGCGCGTACGGGTCGAGTGTGGTCATCGTCACGGGGCCGCCTCCCATCCGGCCTCCGCGAGCACGCGCTGCAGGGCCGGGACGCGCAACCCGGCGGAGGGGAGGATCACGGGGTCCGCGAAGAGCGCGGCCGTCGGGCCGGCGGCGCGCACCCGCCCCTCGGCCAGGACGACTGTGTCGCTGGCGTGCTCGGCGACGAGCTGCAGGTCGTGGGTGACGATGACGACGGTCGTGCCATCGGCGCGAAGACTCGCCAGCAGGTCGAGGAGTTCGGCGGCCCTGGCGCGGTCCTGGCCGAACGTGGGCTCGTCGAGGGCGAGCACCGCGGGACGCGTGATGAGGGCGGTTCCCACCGAGAGCCGTCGCTTCTCGCCACCGGAGAGGAGGAACGGGTGCACGCCGGCCTTGTGCGCCAGGCCGAACCGGTCGAGCATCTCCGCCACGCGGGTGGCCACCTCGGCGTCGGGCACATGGCGCAGCCGGAGTCCGTGGGCGAGTTCGTCGAACACCGTGGCGGCGATGAACTGGTGCTCCGGGTTCTGGAACACGAAGCCGATGCGCGCCGCGAGGTCACGAGGGGAGGCGGTGCCCGGGTCGATGCCGTCGACGGAGACCCGTCCCTTCGGTGGCGGGACGACCCCCGCCAGCGCCTGGATCAGCGTGGTCTTTCCCGCGCCGTTGGCCCCGACGATCGCGGTGAGACTCCCGGCGGCGATGTCGAGGTCGACCCCGTGCAGGATCTCAGTGCGACGCCGCGCGACGGTGAGGCCCCGTGCCCGGATAATCGGCCCCCGATCGGCGGAGCGGGATGCCACGTCGGGCCTCCCCGCCGCGCGGGCAGGGCCTGGAGGCAGGGCGGCGGCCAGTGCCTCGGGCGTCAGCGGCAGCGGCTCGAGGACGATGCCCCGGTCGCGGAGGCGGAGCGCGGCGAGTGTCGCGGCAGGCAGCCAGACCCCCATGGCGACGAGCTCGTCCGCGTGCTCGCGGATGGTGTCCGCAGCCGGACCGTCGAAGACCACCCGGCCCTCGCGGTCGAGCACGATGGTGCGCGTGACGAAGCGCATCGCGGCATCGAGATTGTGCTCGACGAGGAGGATGGCGCGGTCTCCTGCCGCCACGACGTCGGTCAGCGCCGCGTAGACGTCGTCGATCCCCTGCGGATCGAGGTTGGCGGTCGGCTCGTCCAGCACGATGAGCGGAGAGCCCATCGCGAGCGCGCAGGCGATGGCGAGGCGCTGTCGGCCGCCGCCGGACAGGTGATCGGGGTTGTCGTCGCGGCGCTCCCACAGGCCGACGCGGTGCAGCGCGTCCTCGACACGGGTGCGCACGATGTCGAGCGGGAGCAGGAGGTTCTCGGGCCCGAAGGCGACCTCGTCGTACACGGTGCCGGTGACGATCTGGGCGTCCGGATCCTGGAACACCATGGCGACGTGCGTGCTGAGCGTCGCGGTGTGCGCCGTCGCCGTGTCGATGCCGCCGGCCTCGACGGTGCCGGACATGGTGGCGGGGAGCGCGTGCGGGATGAGGCCGTTGAGGGCCAGGGTGAGCGTCGACTTCCCGGAGCCGGAGGGTCCGAGCAACAGGACGACCTCGCCGGGATGGATGTCGAAGGTCACGTCACGCGGGGACGGGTGCGCCGCGTCCGCGTGGGTGAGAGTCAGCTCTCGCACGCGGAGGAGGGGTGCGGATGGGCGCACGGCACGTTCCTGGTTCGACGGTGGGTGTGCCTCTAACTTAGCTGAGCCTTACCTGTGCTGCCAGAACGGTCCGTGCGCGATCAGCGGCGGGCGACGCCGGCGGTGCGCAGCGAGGAGCCGACGGCGAGGCCGATCGCCGTCCAGACCACAGGGCCGAGCACCGAGATCGCCAGGTACAGCAGCTGGGCCCACAGGGGCATCACCGCGAGGTTCGCGGCGAAGAACACCGCGACCGCCACGACGACGCCGATCACGACGGCCGACGCGAAGAAGCGCCAGGCACCCCAGGAGCGGTAGCGGGTGAGCGCGGCGACGCCCTCCTGGATGAGCCCGAACAGCAGTGCCGTGCCGATGAACCGCAGCGACCACGCCGGGTTGAAGGCGCTCGCGATGAGGGCGGCGAACACGTGCGTGATGAGCGCCACGAAGGGCAGCCGCAGCACCTCCTGCGCGATGATGCCCGGCAGCACGTGCGAGCCCAGCACGAGGCCGTAGAGGAACAGCAGCGGACTGGCGAGAAGCAGAGGGGTGACCCAGCCGGCGATGCCGCCGAGGATGCCCGTCGCCACGCCGATCGCTGCGCAGATCAGCAGCACTCTGGTCGACAGGACGGAAGTTCGGGCCACGTCTCCAGCCTACTGGCGACATTCGGAGACCCGGCCGCCGTCCACCCTGACCGATCGGCGTGAGCGGACTCGACCATCGTTCAGTTCTCGATCCTGCGCGGAGAAGCGGGGCTATGGTGAGCCGCGGTGCGGCAACGACGCCGCATCGGGATCATCGGGATCATCAGGAGCGAGATATGGGTCGAACACCCCTTCGGATCGCAGCAGCCACCACCCTGGCCACGCTGTTCATCGCATCGACGGCCAGCGCGGGCTTCGCAGCGACCGGGGAGGTGACGCACCCGGTTCCGGTCGCCGGCACGCCAGGACACTACATCGTGGTCATGAAGGCCGACCCGCTCGCCAGCTACGAAGGGGACATCAAGGGGCTCAAGGCGACGAAGCCCGCCGAGGGCGAGCAGCTCGAGACGCAGTCGCAGGACTCGCAGCGCTACGTCAAGCACCTCAAGTCCGAGCAGAAGAGCCTCATCAACGACGTCGGCGTCACACCGGACACGACCTACCAGGTCGTGCTCAACGGCTTCAGCGCCGACCTCTCCGGCGAACAGGTGGACCAGCTCCGTGCCTCGAAGGATGTCCTCGGTGTGTACCCCGATGAGATCCGGCACCCCGATGCGCAGACCTCCACGGACTACCTCGGCCTCGGCGACGACCGCAAGGGCCGCGGCGGAGTGTGGCAGCAGACGGGAGGCGTGAAGAAGGCCGGTGAGGGCGTCGTGGTCGGCGTCATCGACACCGGCATCGCTCCCGAGCACCCGTCGTTCGAGGGCAAGAAGCTCAAGCAGCAGAAGAAGCAGAAGAGCCGGCACAAGGGCTCGGAGCCCTACACCGACGGCACCTACGTGTACTTCGACAAGTCAGACGGCGGACAGTTCCGTGGCGCGATGGTCGAGGGCCAGGACTGGGACGAGCGCGACTACTCGTCGAAGCTCATCGGCGGACAGTACTTCTTCGCGGGAGCTCAGGCCGCCGGCTTCGACTTCCAACACGACTATCTCTCCCCGCGCGACGGCGACGGCCACGGCTCCCACACGGCGAGCACCGCGGCGGGCAACTTCGGCGTGGAGGCCGGGATCGAGGGCGTCGACTTCGGAACGATCTCGGGCGTCGCACCCGGGGCGAAGGTCGCCGCGTACAAGGCCTGCTATGTCGGGCCGGACACGAGCGTGACCACGGATGACATCTGCGCGCTCAGCGACCTCGTCGCCGCGATCGACCAGGCCGTCGCCGACGGCGTCGACGTGATCAACTACTCGATCGGGGGCGGGGCCGCGAGCACCGTGATGGCGCCGGAAGACCTCGCGTTCCTCAGCGCCGCGGCCGCCGGTGTCTTCGTCGCGACCAGCGCCGGCAACGACGGACCGGATCCGGTCACCGCCGACCACGCCTCGCCGTGGTACACGACGGTCGCCGCCTCCACCATCCCGACGTGGGAAGGCACTGTGCAGTTCGACGGCTTCGAGCAGGCCGGCGCTTCGGTGACCGTGCCCTTCGGGGAGAGCGTCTCCGGGCCCTCCATCGCCGCGCTGGATGCCGCGGCAGCCGGGGCGGTGGACGCGCAGCTGTGCTTGCCGGGCACCCTCGACCCGGCGAAGGTCTCCGGGCACATCGTCGTCTGCGATCGCGGCGGCAACGCCCGCGCCGAGAAGTCCCAGGTCGTGAAGGACGCCGGCGGCATCGGCATGGTCCTGGTGAACGTGCCGGGTGGCGCGGACTCGCTCGACAACGACTTCCACGCGGTGCCGACCGTGCACCTGAACGCCGTGCACCGCGAGGCCGTGCTCGCCTACGTGCAGGGCGGAGTCGACCGGCCGATCACCCTCGTCGGAGAGAACACCACGGGCGTGACCACGCCGACCCCGCAGATCGCGGGCTTCTCGAGCCGCGGGCCGATGCTGGCCGACGGGAGCGATGTGTTGAAGCCGGATGTCGCGGCGCCGGGCGTCGCGATCCTCGCCGCCACGCACAACGCCCCGGGCGAGGAGCCGACCTTCGGCATCCTCTCCGGGACGTCGATGGCCTCCCCGCACATCGCGGGCCTGGGTGCGCTGTACCTCGGCGAGCACCCGAGGGCCACCCCGGCGGAGATCCGGTCGGCCATGATGACCACCGCGTACGACACCGTGCTCCCCGACGGTTCGAAGAACACGAACCCGTTCGAGCAGGGCGCCGGACAGGTCGATGCGACGCGGTTCCTGAACCCCGGTCTGCTCTACCTCAACGGCTTCAAGGACTGGGCGGCGTTCCTCGACGGGAAGGGGCTGTCGGACTTCCCCGGCATCGACCCCATCGACGGCAGCGACCTGAACCAGGCATCGATCTCGATCGGCTCCCTGGCCAGCGCGCAGACCGTCACCCGCTCGGTCACCTCGACCGAGAAGGGCGTGTTCACGGCGAAGGCCTCCGTCCCCGGCGTGAACGTCACGGTCACGCCGTCCCAGCTCTCCTTCGACAAGCCGGGGCAGACCAAGACCTTCACGGTCACGTTCGACAGCACCACCGCGCCGGTCGAGCAGTGGGCCACGGGTTCGCTCACCTGGACGAGCAAGAAGAACACGGTGCGCTCGCCGATCGCGGTGTTCCCGGTCACGGCGGATGCCCCGGCCGAGGTCACCGGCACCGGCGTCGACGGCAGCGCCTCGGTGGAGATCATCCCCGGGCTCGACGGCGACCTCGCGCTCGGTCTCTCGGGTCTCGCACCGTTCCAGCTCCTCACCGATCCGGGCAACCCCGTCGAGGGGCACTCGGGCAACGAGAACTCGGGCGACGCGAACAAGGACGTGTCCTGGATCGTCGACGTGCCGGAGGGCGCCACGCTCTCGCGGTTCGACCTCGACTCGTCCGACGACGAGGGCAGTGACCTCGACCTCACCGTCTACCGGGTCGTGGGCCCCGACGACCTGCGCTATTACGAGCGGTGGCAGTCCGCGACCGGGTCGGCCGACGAGCAGGTCACGGTCCCGACACCGACCGCGGGTACCTACCTGGTCGTGGCGAACGTGTACGCGACCACGGGACCGATGACGTGGGACATGACCTACGCCACCGTGCTTCCGGAGGGGGCGGGTTCGTTCACCGCGACGCCGAATCCGATCGCCGCGGTTCGTGGGGAGAAGGCGAGCTACGAGCTGAGCTGGACCGGTCTGGCCGCCGGCACCCGCTACCTCGGCCTCGTCCAGTACGGCGATTCGGACGTGCGCACCGTGGTGACCGTGACCGCGCCGGCCGGCGAGGCGCCGAGCCCGACGCCGGAGCCCTCGCCGACCCCGGACCCGACTCCGGACCCGTCTCCGGACCCGTCTCCGACGCCGGACCCGTCTCCGACCCCGGACCCGAGCCCGACGTCGGAACCGACCCCGGATCCGACCCCGGAGACCGACACCCCCGGGTGACCCCCGGCACGGCTGCACGACACCGGCACGGCCGCACGACGGAATCCGTCGTGCGGCCGTGCCGTCATATGCGGGTCGTGCAGCCGTGCCGACGTGTGGGGGCGTCCGTTCGTCGCACGACCGCCGCCGCTCGTCGCAGCGTCCCCCGATCCGGGCGCGACGGCGAGGCATGCTCCCTACCGTGGGGACACGCAATGATGCGTCCACCGAGGAGAACCCCATGACAGTACCTTCGTCGCGCCGCCGTGACGGCGCCGGGCTCGTCGACGACGACCCCGTCATCGAGACCGACCCGAACCTCCCACCCGTCGCCCTCTCGGCGGAGCACGAGGCGAAGAGCCGCCGCTGGACCCTCCCGAAGATCCTGCTGTGGACGGCCATCGCCCTGCTCGGCGGCGTCGCCTGGGTGATGCTCGCCATCGTGCGCGGCGAGACCGTGAACGCGATCTGGTTCGTGTTCGCCGCTGTCTGCACCTACCTCATCGGCTACCGCTTCTACTCCAAGGTCATCGAGCGGTACATCACCCGCCCCGACGACCGCCGGGCCACTCCGGCCGAGGTGAAGCAGGACGGCAAGGACTACGTCCCCACCGACCGTCGAGTGCTCTACGGCCACCACTTCGCCGCCATCGCCGGTGCCGGCCCGCTCGTCGGCCCCGTGCTCGCGGCGCAGATGGGCTATCTCCCCGGCACCATCTGGATCATCGTGGGCGTCGTGCTCGCGGGAGCCGTGCAGGACTACACCGTCCTCTTCTTCTCGATGCGCCGCGGCGGCCGCACCATCGGCCAGATGGCGCGGCAGGAACTCGGCAAGATCGGCGGTACCGCGGCGATCATCGCCTCGCTGCTCATCATGCTCATCATCGTGGCGATCCTCGCGCTCGTGGTCGTCAACGCGCTCGGCGAGAGCCCGTGGGGCGTCTTCTCCGTCGCGATGACCATCCCGATTGCCCTCTTCATGGGCGTGTACCTCCGCTATCTGCGTCCCGGCAAGGTGACCGAGGTCTCGATCATCGGGTTCGTGCTGCTCATGGCCGCGATCATCGGCGGCGGCTGGGTCGCCGGCACCGAGTGGGGTCAGGCCATCTTCCACCTCGACCGCACCACGATCGCGTGGGGCATCATCATCTACGGCTTCATCGCCGCGGTGCTGCCGGTCTGGCTGCTGCTCGCTCCCCGCGACTACCTCTCCACGTTCATGAAGATCGGCGTCATCGTGATGCTCGCCGGCGCGATCGTCCTCGTGCGCCCGGAGATCTCCGTGCCCGCGATCAGCATCTTCGGCGAGAACGGCATGGGGCCGGTGTTCGCGGGCCCGCTCTTCCCGTTCCTCTTCGTGACGATCGCGTGCGGTGCGTTGTCCGGCTTCCATGCCCTCATCGCGTCGGGCACCACGCCGAAGCTCGTGGAGAAGGAGCGGCAGACCCGGTTCATCGGCTACGGCGGCATGCTCATGGAGTCGTTCGTCGCGATCATGGCCCTCGTCGCCGCGATCTCGATCGATCAGGGCATCTACTTCGCGATGAACGCCCCCACGGCCGCGACCGGCGGCACCGTGGAGGGAGCCGTCGCCTTCGTGAACTCGCTCGGGCTGACCGGGGTGAACCTCACCCCCGACATGCTCACCGGGACGGCGGCGGCCGTCGGCGAGGAGTCGATCGTCTCCCGCACCGGCGGGGCTCCGACCCTCGCGCTCGGCCTCGCGCACATCATGCAGCAGGCCCTCGGCGGGCAGGCGCTCATGGCGTTCTGGTACCACTTCGCGATCATGTTCGAGGCGCTGTTCATCCTCACGGCGGTGGATGCCGGCACCCGAGTCGCCCGCTTCATGTTGCAGGATTCGATCGGAGCCTGGTTCCCGAAGTTCCGCGACGTCTCCTGGCGCCCCGGCGTGTGGATCTGCACGGCGATCATGGTGGCCGGCTGGGGAGCGATCCTCATCCTCGGCGTCACCGACCCGCTCGGCGGCATCAACACGTTCTTCCCGCTGTTCGGCATCGCGAACCAGCTGCTCGCGGCGATTGCGCTCGCCGTGGTGCTGGCCATCGTCGCCAAGCGCGGTCGCAGCTACGTCCGCTGGCTGTGGATCATCGCGCTGCCGCTCGCCTTCACCGCGGCCGTGACCATCACCGCGTCGCTCTACAAGATCTTCTCGCCGGTGCCGGCGATCGGATACTGGGCGAACCACTTCCGCTACCTCGAAGCCCTGAACTCCGGCGACACCGCGCTCGGCGAGCCGGAGGTGCTGCAGGCCGTCATCCGCAATACCGCGGTGCAGGGCACGCTGTCGATCATCTTCGTGGTGCTGGCGATCATCGTGATCGTCATGGCGGTCATCGCGACCGTGAAGGCGATCCGCAACGGCGGCGGCGAGAACACCGAGGACCCGGCCGTGCCGTCCCGCCGCTTCGCCCCGGCGGGGTTCCTGCCCGACGCGGAGGAGCGCGAGCTGGAGAAGCGGTGGGAGCCGATCCTCGCCGACGAGCGCGCGGCGGCACGGCACTGAGATGACCCACGCGATGGATCGGACGGATGCCGCGACCTCCCCGCTGCGGGCGCTGTGGAGCGCCCTCGGCCGGGTCGGCCGCGGCATCCGCTGGTACATGACGACGCTGATGGGCGACACCGCGTACGCCACGTACGTCGCCCATCACCGTCGGCATCATCCGGACGAGGAGCCGCTGACGGAGCGGCAGTTCTGGCGTCAGCGGATGGACGACCAGGACCGCAATCCCGGTGCCCGGTGCTGCTGACCCGTCGACGGGCTCAGGACCCTTCGATCGGCTCAGAGGCCCAAGCCGGGTCGCTGAGCCCGTCGAAGCGTCGGCCGCTGGACCCGCCGTCGCGTCCCTAGGCTGAACGCATGAACGACGTCGTCCTCGCCGCGGTCCTCGGCGCGCTCGGCGGCATCGTCCTCACGGCGCTGCTGCTCCTCGCCCGACGGTTCGCGCGCGGGGCGGCGGACCTCGGCAGCGAGGCGGAACAGGGGGCGCTGCGGGCGTTGCATCAGGCGAGTCTCGCCGCGCCTCACCTCCGCGGCGGACTGACCGGCCCGGACGTGGTCACGGCGGCGCGGCACCTGCGGACTCTGCTGGGGAGCGCCGCGGTCGCCATCGTCGCCGAGGGCGACACGGTCACGCTCGACGGGGCGGCGGACGGGCTGGAATCCGCCGCCGTGCGGATCGCCGCCCAGGTGCGTCGATCGGGTCGGCGTCAAGTGTTCCCGGCGCCGTCGCGGACGGACGACCTGGAGGCCGTCGGCGCGCCCATCCTCGTCGACGGGGTCATCGTCGGGGTGGTCGTCGCCTTCGCGTCGCCCGTGCGCGCTGCACTCGTGCGGGCGGCAGAGGAGGTCGCCGACTGGTGTGCGGCACAGGTCGAGCTCGGCGGGCTCGAGGCGTCGCGCACGCAGCTCGCCGAGGCCGAGCTCCGCGCCCTGCGCGCGCAGATCTCCCCGCACTTCATCTACAACGCCCTCACGGCGATCGCCTCGTTCATCACGACCGACCCCGACCGCGCCCGCGACCTCGTGCTCGAGTTCGCCGACTTCACCCGGTACTCCTTCCGACGGCAGGGAGAGTTCACCACGCTCGCGGAGGAGCTGGGCAGCATCCACTCGTACCTCGAACTGGAGCGTGCGCGCTTCGGCCATCGCCTGAGGGTGACGCTGCAGATCGCACCGGAGACCTTGGCGACGGTCATCCCCTTCCTCTCGGTGCAGCCGCTGGTGGAGAACGCCGTGCGGCACGGCCTGGAGCCGGGGGAGGGCGGCGGCGAGATCCGCATCACCTCGCGCGACGACGGCACGCACACCGAGATCCTCGTGGAGGACGACGGCGTGGGTATGGACCCTGAGGGTCTGCGCGCTCTGCTGACGGCGCGCGACGAGGGCGGTCACGTGGGCCTGCGGAACGTCGACACCCGGCTCCGCCAGGTCTATGGGAGTGGGGGAGGGCTGGTCGTGGAGACCAACGCCGGCGCGGGTACCCTGGTGCGCATGCGAGTCCCGAAATCGCAGCCCCTCCACGATCCGGACGACGACTGAGGAGCGGCATGATCGACGTCCTCGTCGCCGATGACGAGCAGCCGGCCCTCGATGAGCTCGTGCACCTGCTGCGTGCCGACCCGCGCATCGGCGAGATCCTCACGGCGGGCAACGGCGCCGACGCCCTGCGGCAGCTCTCCGCCCGTGCGGTGCGGATCGCATTCCTCGACATCCACATGCCGGGCCTCCGCGGCACCGAGCTCGCCCGCGCGCTCCTCGCCCTCGCGGAGCCACCGGCGGTCGTCTTCGTCACCGCCGACGAGGCCCGCGCGGTCGAGGCGTTCGAGCTGCGTGCGGCCGACTACCTCCTCAAGCCGGTCCGGCGGGAGCGGTTGCGCAGCGCGGTGGACCGGGTGATCGAGCAGGACGCCGCCCCGCGCGGGGAGGACGAGGTGCTGCCGGTGACGGTCGGTGCGGCCGTGCGGTTCGTCCGACGCAGCGACGTTCGCTGGGTGCAGGCGCAGGGTGACTACGCGCGCCTGCACACCGAGGACGACGGTCCGGGCCACCTCGTGCGGATCCCCCTGTCCGAACTCGAGGCACGGTGGGCCCCCGCGGGGTTCCTGCGTATCCATCGCTCCACCCTCGTGCGGATCGACGCGGTGACCGAGGCACGGCTGTCCGGCGGGGAGCCCACGGTCGTCGTCGGCGCGCTGGTCCTGCCGGTGAGCAGGAGACTCGTCTCGGCGGTGCGGGAGGCGCTCCTGCGGGGGA harbors:
- a CDS encoding sensor histidine kinase, with product MNDVVLAAVLGALGGIVLTALLLLARRFARGAADLGSEAEQGALRALHQASLAAPHLRGGLTGPDVVTAARHLRTLLGSAAVAIVAEGDTVTLDGAADGLESAAVRIAAQVRRSGRRQVFPAPSRTDDLEAVGAPILVDGVIVGVVVAFASPVRAALVRAAEEVADWCAAQVELGGLEASRTQLAEAELRALRAQISPHFIYNALTAIASFITTDPDRARDLVLEFADFTRYSFRRQGEFTTLAEELGSIHSYLELERARFGHRLRVTLQIAPETLATVIPFLSVQPLVENAVRHGLEPGEGGGEIRITSRDDGTHTEILVEDDGVGMDPEGLRALLTARDEGGHVGLRNVDTRLRQVYGSGGGLVVETNAGAGTLVRMRVPKSQPLHDPDDD
- a CDS encoding energy-coupling factor transporter transmembrane component T family protein; amino-acid sequence: MTTLDPYAPLTATSRRQFLYGLNPLAKVAGFAPAMLLLVFVRDLAAPAAFLVLAYVLLLVGARVTGRLLALLLLGLPGAMVAIGVGFALWVDAALVDDTAPLLTIGDWTLYSGALLIGFATALRLGSIVALALVGGLTTSGSDLVRASVQQLRVPYRIGYTALAAFRFVPRFGYELSVIRAAHRVRGYHGGRGPLARIARGWGYIVPLLAGAIRHAERVALAMDSRAFGAHPTRTERHLVPFRTRDTVFTVAMLAVSAALFLLFFPWQLP
- a CDS encoding YbdD/YjiX family protein, with protein sequence MDRTDAATSPLRALWSALGRVGRGIRWYMTTLMGDTAYATYVAHHRRHHPDEEPLTERQFWRQRMDDQDRNPGARCC
- a CDS encoding ABC transporter ATP-binding protein; its protein translation is MRPSAPLLRVRELTLTHADAAHPSPRDVTFDIHPGEVVLLLGPSGSGKSTLTLALNGLIPHALPATMSGTVEAGGIDTATAHTATLSTHVAMVFQDPDAQIVTGTVYDEVAFGPENLLLPLDIVRTRVEDALHRVGLWERRDDNPDHLSGGGRQRLAIACALAMGSPLIVLDEPTANLDPQGIDDVYAALTDVVAAGDRAILLVEHNLDAAMRFVTRTIVLDREGRVVFDGPAADTIREHADELVAMGVWLPAATLAALRLRDRGIVLEPLPLTPEALAAALPPGPARAAGRPDVASRSADRGPIIRARGLTVARRRTEILHGVDLDIAAGSLTAIVGANGAGKTTLIQALAGVVPPPKGRVSVDGIDPGTASPRDLAARIGFVFQNPEHQFIAATVFDELAHGLRLRHVPDAEVATRVAEMLDRFGLAHKAGVHPFLLSGGEKRRLSVGTALITRPAVLALDEPTFGQDRARAAELLDLLASLRADGTTVVIVTHDLQLVAEHASDTVVLAEGRVRAAGPTAALFADPVILPSAGLRVPALQRVLAEAGWEAAP
- a CDS encoding S8 family serine peptidase, translating into MGRTPLRIAAATTLATLFIASTASAGFAATGEVTHPVPVAGTPGHYIVVMKADPLASYEGDIKGLKATKPAEGEQLETQSQDSQRYVKHLKSEQKSLINDVGVTPDTTYQVVLNGFSADLSGEQVDQLRASKDVLGVYPDEIRHPDAQTSTDYLGLGDDRKGRGGVWQQTGGVKKAGEGVVVGVIDTGIAPEHPSFEGKKLKQQKKQKSRHKGSEPYTDGTYVYFDKSDGGQFRGAMVEGQDWDERDYSSKLIGGQYFFAGAQAAGFDFQHDYLSPRDGDGHGSHTASTAAGNFGVEAGIEGVDFGTISGVAPGAKVAAYKACYVGPDTSVTTDDICALSDLVAAIDQAVADGVDVINYSIGGGAASTVMAPEDLAFLSAAAAGVFVATSAGNDGPDPVTADHASPWYTTVAASTIPTWEGTVQFDGFEQAGASVTVPFGESVSGPSIAALDAAAAGAVDAQLCLPGTLDPAKVSGHIVVCDRGGNARAEKSQVVKDAGGIGMVLVNVPGGADSLDNDFHAVPTVHLNAVHREAVLAYVQGGVDRPITLVGENTTGVTTPTPQIAGFSSRGPMLADGSDVLKPDVAAPGVAILAATHNAPGEEPTFGILSGTSMASPHIAGLGALYLGEHPRATPAEIRSAMMTTAYDTVLPDGSKNTNPFEQGAGQVDATRFLNPGLLYLNGFKDWAAFLDGKGLSDFPGIDPIDGSDLNQASISIGSLASAQTVTRSVTSTEKGVFTAKASVPGVNVTVTPSQLSFDKPGQTKTFTVTFDSTTAPVEQWATGSLTWTSKKNTVRSPIAVFPVTADAPAEVTGTGVDGSASVEIIPGLDGDLALGLSGLAPFQLLTDPGNPVEGHSGNENSGDANKDVSWIVDVPEGATLSRFDLDSSDDEGSDLDLTVYRVVGPDDLRYYERWQSATGSADEQVTVPTPTAGTYLVVANVYATTGPMTWDMTYATVLPEGAGSFTATPNPIAAVRGEKASYELSWTGLAAGTRYLGLVQYGDSDVRTVVTVTAPAGEAPSPTPEPSPTPDPTPDPSPDPSPTPDPSPTPDPSPTSEPTPDPTPETDTPG
- a CDS encoding ECF transporter S component, which translates into the protein MARTSVLSTRVLLICAAIGVATGILGGIAGWVTPLLLASPLLFLYGLVLGSHVLPGIIAQEVLRLPFVALITHVFAALIASAFNPAWSLRFIGTALLFGLIQEGVAALTRYRSWGAWRFFASAVVIGVVVAVAVFFAANLAVMPLWAQLLYLAISVLGPVVWTAIGLAVGSSLRTAGVARR
- a CDS encoding carbon starvation CstA family protein; the protein is MTVPSSRRRDGAGLVDDDPVIETDPNLPPVALSAEHEAKSRRWTLPKILLWTAIALLGGVAWVMLAIVRGETVNAIWFVFAAVCTYLIGYRFYSKVIERYITRPDDRRATPAEVKQDGKDYVPTDRRVLYGHHFAAIAGAGPLVGPVLAAQMGYLPGTIWIIVGVVLAGAVQDYTVLFFSMRRGGRTIGQMARQELGKIGGTAAIIASLLIMLIIVAILALVVVNALGESPWGVFSVAMTIPIALFMGVYLRYLRPGKVTEVSIIGFVLLMAAIIGGGWVAGTEWGQAIFHLDRTTIAWGIIIYGFIAAVLPVWLLLAPRDYLSTFMKIGVIVMLAGAIVLVRPEISVPAISIFGENGMGPVFAGPLFPFLFVTIACGALSGFHALIASGTTPKLVEKERQTRFIGYGGMLMESFVAIMALVAAISIDQGIYFAMNAPTAATGGTVEGAVAFVNSLGLTGVNLTPDMLTGTAAAVGEESIVSRTGGAPTLALGLAHIMQQALGGQALMAFWYHFAIMFEALFILTAVDAGTRVARFMLQDSIGAWFPKFRDVSWRPGVWICTAIMVAGWGAILILGVTDPLGGINTFFPLFGIANQLLAAIALAVVLAIVAKRGRSYVRWLWIIALPLAFTAAVTITASLYKIFSPVPAIGYWANHFRYLEALNSGDTALGEPEVLQAVIRNTAVQGTLSIIFVVLAIIVIVMAVIATVKAIRNGGGENTEDPAVPSRRFAPAGFLPDAEERELEKRWEPILADERAAARH